The following proteins are encoded in a genomic region of Myxosarcina sp. GI1:
- the grxC gene encoding glutaredoxin 3: MAANVEIYTWSYCPYCLRAKGLLEEKEVEYQEYCIDGDEATRNEMRQRANGRSSLPQIFIDNRHIGGCDDLYALEGEGKLDSLLKGSVA, from the coding sequence ATGGCAGCAAACGTAGAGATATACACTTGGAGCTACTGCCCTTATTGCCTTCGTGCTAAGGGATTATTAGAGGAAAAGGAAGTTGAATATCAAGAATACTGTATTGATGGAGATGAAGCTACTAGAAATGAAATGAGACAAAGGGCTAATGGTAGATCGAGTTTACCGCAAATTTTTATTGACAATCGTCATATTGGCGGTTGCGACGATCTCTACGCTTTAGAAGGCGAAGGAAAATTAGACTCTTTACTCAAAGGTAGCGTTGCTTAG
- the gshB gene encoding glutathione synthase, protein MKLAFIIDPITQLNPGHDTSVAIMEAAQVLGHQVWTTEASQLTVVEGKAWSYLQAVQLKPVELIEGRWQVPRDWCRVENSVFTCLEEMDAVFMRTDPPVTIPYLYATYILDLIDTKKTLVINSPEGLRTANEKMYALQFTSVIPQTIVTQNKAVIQKFLEVREGGVLKPLGGKAGEGILFLEKGDRNFNSLIEVSTQRGREPVMIQEYLPAAKEGDKRIVLLDGDPIGAVNRIPTGSEFRGNMAVGGKAAKVDITERDLEICATVAPQLQADGLYFVGIDIIGGYLTEVNVTSPTGIREIDRFNNVRLGEKVIKWLENKLNFFK, encoded by the coding sequence GTGAAACTCGCATTTATCATCGATCCGATTACTCAACTCAATCCAGGACACGACACCAGTGTCGCAATTATGGAAGCGGCTCAAGTTTTAGGACATCAGGTATGGACGACTGAAGCCAGCCAACTTACAGTAGTCGAAGGAAAAGCCTGGTCGTATCTGCAAGCGGTGCAGCTTAAACCAGTAGAATTAATTGAAGGACGCTGGCAAGTGCCTAGAGATTGGTGTCGGGTTGAAAACAGTGTTTTTACTTGTTTGGAAGAGATGGATGCGGTTTTTATGCGTACCGATCCACCTGTAACTATTCCCTATCTTTACGCCACCTACATTCTGGATTTGATAGATACCAAAAAAACTTTGGTAATAAACTCCCCAGAAGGTTTGAGGACTGCTAACGAAAAAATGTACGCTCTACAATTTACTTCGGTTATACCTCAAACTATAGTTACTCAGAATAAAGCCGTTATTCAAAAATTCCTCGAAGTTAGAGAAGGTGGAGTTTTAAAACCGTTGGGAGGAAAAGCAGGAGAAGGCATTCTGTTTTTGGAAAAAGGCGATCGCAACTTTAATTCTTTGATCGAAGTTAGCACTCAACGAGGTCGCGAACCAGTAATGATACAAGAATATTTGCCAGCCGCTAAAGAAGGAGACAAACGAATTGTTTTATTAGATGGCGATCCCATTGGGGCAGTAAATCGCATTCCTACTGGTAGTGAATTTCGCGGCAATATGGCGGTAGGTGGCAAGGCTGCTAAAGTAGACATTACAGAAAGAGACTTAGAAATTTGCGCTACCGTCGCACCTCAGCTACAAGCGGATGGCTTATATTTTGTCGGCATTGATATAATTGGCGGCTATTTGACTGAAGTTAACGTTACTAGTCCTACGGGAATTAGAGAAATAGATCGCTTTAATAATGTCAGACTGGGTGAAAAAGTAATTAAATGGTTGGAAAACAAACTAAACTTTTTTAAGTAA
- a CDS encoding DUF2499 domain-containing protein, which yields MHALSISTWMVHVSSVIEWIAAIWFIWQYGAITGDRTWWALSWAMLPALVSAMCACTWHFFDNPELLDWLVVLQAAMTVVGNCTLCLAAWWIWRSRQDKVETND from the coding sequence ATGCACGCACTTTCAATTTCTACTTGGATGGTTCATGTTTCCAGCGTCATTGAATGGATCGCTGCGATTTGGTTTATTTGGCAATATGGAGCGATTACGGGCGATCGCACTTGGTGGGCGTTATCTTGGGCAATGCTACCCGCTTTAGTTAGTGCTATGTGCGCCTGTACCTGGCATTTTTTTGATAACCCCGAATTATTGGACTGGCTGGTTGTCTTACAGGCAGCAATGACGGTAGTAGGAAATTGTACTCTGTGTTTGGCTGCCTGGTGGATTTGGCGTTCGCGGCAAGATAAAGTAGAAACTAATGACTGA
- a CDS encoding DUF3593 domain-containing protein has product MSKENLFAISLFPYLGFLWFITRSGKTPRLALIGFYVLLVFVAVTIPAGIYAESHYGTSLANVDWLHGSAELFLTISNVLVVLGFRQAIINFQQKDKIDTSTATRKSKVKS; this is encoded by the coding sequence ATGAGTAAGGAAAATCTGTTTGCTATTTCTCTATTTCCCTATCTAGGATTTTTGTGGTTTATCACTCGTTCTGGAAAAACACCCCGTTTGGCTTTAATTGGTTTTTATGTATTGTTGGTTTTTGTCGCAGTTACTATTCCTGCTGGTATTTATGCAGAAAGTCATTACGGTACGAGTCTGGCTAATGTAGATTGGCTACACGGTAGTGCGGAGTTATTTCTTACTATTTCTAATGTGTTAGTAGTTTTGGGTTTTCGTCAGGCGATAATTAATTTCCAACAAAAAGATAAAATCGATACTAGTACCGCTACGCGGAAATCAAAAGTTAAAAGTTAA